From a single Bifidobacteriaceae bacterium genomic region:
- a CDS encoding TetR/AcrR family transcriptional regulator: MTRDPEVDALRQRRITNAAAALFAAHGFDAVTVDQIAAAAPCSKRTLYARFASKEAIRLAIVAEEFDQFAEFAAAAAAKEQGARQTGDEILGWLAERHRAEPYRAGAALAFSLEPGDADLLDARGAGGRAGDERRALLARIIAAGDTLEAAVAELIARGQRDGTLRPELDAAVTGMALWASISALVQMAASKSVYVESRYGLGQDQFLAAGMDLIWNGLGARPDPAANDPKPARRSRPETEEARQWPAS, translated from the coding sequence GTGACCCGCGACCCAGAAGTCGACGCGCTGCGGCAGCGCCGCATCACCAACGCCGCCGCCGCGCTGTTCGCCGCCCACGGCTTCGACGCCGTGACCGTGGACCAGATCGCGGCCGCCGCACCCTGCTCCAAGCGGACGCTGTATGCCAGGTTCGCGTCGAAAGAGGCCATTCGCCTGGCGATCGTGGCGGAAGAGTTCGACCAGTTCGCCGAGTTCGCCGCCGCGGCGGCCGCCAAAGAGCAGGGGGCGCGGCAGACCGGCGACGAGATCCTGGGCTGGCTGGCCGAAAGGCACCGCGCGGAGCCTTACCGGGCGGGCGCCGCGCTCGCGTTTTCGCTCGAGCCGGGAGACGCCGACCTGCTAGACGCCCGTGGCGCAGGCGGGCGCGCCGGAGACGAACGGCGGGCGCTGCTGGCTCGGATCATCGCGGCCGGCGACACGCTGGAGGCCGCAGTGGCGGAGCTGATCGCGCGAGGGCAACGGGACGGTACCCTGCGCCCGGAGTTGGACGCGGCTGTCACAGGCATGGCGTTGTGGGCGTCGATTTCAGCGCTGGTGCAGATGGCGGCGTCAAAATCGGTGTATGTCGAGTCCCGCTACGGACTGGGCCAGGATCAGTTCCTCGCCGCCGGAATGGACCTGATCTGGAACGGCCTGGGCGCCCGGCCGGACCCGGCGGCCAATGACCCGAAACCGGCCCGGCGGTCCCGCCCGGAAACCGAGGAGGCCCGCCAATGGCCCGCAAGCTGA